A window of the Bdellovibrionales bacterium genome harbors these coding sequences:
- a CDS encoding DUF177 domain-containing protein: protein MKINLTEIPEEGKQFVCTPQTGELNSVLKDLIGDRAYHTEFFIRPLNSKDFELTGTVKTELPEECSRCGLDFCLKVTPSLSAILIPRQSDDRTGKYAKVNHISEAIENGPATAEYDGMVFDMGEYVHEAVAIAAPFNPAGPEDEKGDCTVCGIHVKGRSFGYDEEMPAEKPESPFAALKNIKLN from the coding sequence ATGAAAATCAATCTGACTGAAATCCCTGAAGAGGGAAAACAATTCGTATGCACTCCACAAACGGGCGAGTTGAACTCGGTTTTAAAAGACCTCATCGGTGACCGTGCTTATCACACTGAATTTTTTATACGCCCACTAAACTCTAAAGACTTTGAACTCACTGGGACCGTTAAAACAGAGCTTCCTGAAGAATGCTCTCGCTGCGGCCTTGATTTCTGCCTGAAGGTCACACCAAGTCTGAGCGCCATCCTTATTCCGCGACAATCCGACGACCGCACGGGTAAATATGCTAAAGTGAACCATATTTCTGAAGCCATCGAAAATGGCCCTGCAACGGCGGAATACGACGGTATGGTCTTCGATATGGGCGAATATGTGCACGAAGCTGTGGCAATTGCCGCGCCTTTTAATCCAGCAGGACCTGAGGATGAAAAGGGCGATTGCACAGTCTGCGGAATCCACGTAAAAGGCCGTAGCTTTGGTTATGACGAGGAAATGCCTGCCGAAAAGCCGGAATCCCCGTTTGCAGCCCTTAAAAATATTAAGTTGAATTAA
- the rpmF gene encoding 50S ribosomal protein L32, with protein sequence MPTPKKKTSRARRDQRRSHDGISAPAVAIEKKTGELVRPHRAHKASDGAYYYKGKQISAAKA encoded by the coding sequence ATGCCAACTCCTAAAAAGAAAACTTCCCGCGCTCGTCGCGATCAACGCCGCTCTCATGATGGTATCTCTGCTCCTGCAGTAGCTATTGAAAAGAAAACGGGAGAACTTGTACGTCCTCACCGTGCTCACAAAGCTTCTGACGGTGCTTACTACTACAAAGGTAAGCAAATCAGCGCAGCTAAAGCTTAA
- a CDS encoding ketoacyl-ACP synthase III, producing MAGIYRSRVAGTGSYLPPGILTNADLEKMVETNDQWIVERTGIKRRHMASDRPEDYQSCSDLSLIASEQALKDAGLTAQDLDAIIVCTVSGDQVMPSTACVLQHKLGARNIMAFDLSAACSGFVYGLSVADQFIRTGVYKHVLVVGAEVLHRFVNYQDRETCILFGDGAGAWVLSRTSTEDRNVIMSSHLHADGGLGDLFVLPAGGSKIPFSAEVLENKGQYVKMKGREIFKNAVRTMSHCCQEALDANHMTADQVDWLIPHQANNRIIEAIADYYEFPKEKVVVSVHETGNTSAASIPLAFQMAKEDGRVKRGQTILLTAFGAGLTSGSLLMRY from the coding sequence ATGGCTGGTATTTACAGATCTCGCGTAGCTGGAACAGGTTCCTATTTGCCACCCGGCATTCTTACGAATGCCGACTTGGAAAAAATGGTGGAAACCAACGATCAATGGATCGTTGAACGTACCGGGATCAAACGCCGCCACATGGCTTCTGATCGTCCTGAAGATTATCAGTCCTGCTCGGACTTAAGCTTGATCGCTTCTGAACAAGCTCTCAAAGACGCGGGTCTCACCGCGCAAGATCTCGACGCTATCATTGTTTGTACTGTTTCTGGTGACCAGGTCATGCCGAGCACGGCCTGCGTACTTCAGCACAAACTCGGCGCTCGCAATATCATGGCCTTCGATCTTTCTGCTGCCTGTTCTGGTTTCGTCTATGGTTTGTCCGTAGCCGATCAGTTCATCCGTACCGGCGTTTACAAGCATGTGCTTGTTGTAGGTGCCGAAGTCCTTCATCGCTTTGTAAACTATCAAGACCGCGAAACTTGCATCCTCTTTGGTGATGGTGCCGGTGCGTGGGTTCTATCTCGCACATCCACTGAAGACAGAAACGTGATCATGAGTTCTCACTTGCACGCTGATGGCGGCTTGGGTGATCTCTTCGTTTTGCCTGCTGGTGGTTCAAAAATTCCGTTCTCTGCTGAAGTTCTCGAGAACAAAGGCCAGTACGTGAAAATGAAGGGCCGCGAGATTTTCAAAAATGCTGTTCGTACGATGAGCCACTGCTGCCAAGAAGCTTTGGATGCAAATCATATGACGGCAGATCAAGTCGATTGGCTAATTCCACATCAAGCCAACAACCGTATCATTGAAGCAATTGCTGATTACTATGAGTTCCCGAAAGAAAAAGTGGTCGTGAGCGTTCACGAAACTGGGAATACATCAGCAGCATCTATTCCTTTGGCCTTCCAAATGGCAAAAGAAGACGGCCGTGTTAAACGAGGACAAACAATTCTCCTCACCGCTTTCGGAGCTGGTCTCACGAGCGGCAGCCTTTTAATGAGGTACTAA
- the fabD gene encoding ACP S-malonyltransferase has product MMTLLFPGQGSQQPGMGRFLFDNFKVAKETFEEASEALSQDMKKLCFDGSEADLALTENTQPALLVTSTATQRVLKSEYHIKVAAGAGHSIGEYAALVAANVIDFMPAMKAVRTRGQAMQSAVPVGQGGMIATLGLEPDQAKFLCEFVVKNSGHGPLSPANFNSPGQIVLSGSMKAIEWLKANFKPEIFPEPPKRAKLIPLNVSAPFHCEMMLPAEKKMREVLTAMEFRAPSFKIVQNFTANFESTPETLRENLIRQVSAPVRWTESMELLKAQNLTKCVECGAGKVVAGLLKKIDSEAFTVFNTNSLEDLKLIEEFLKASSH; this is encoded by the coding sequence ATGATGACTCTTTTATTTCCTGGTCAAGGCAGTCAACAGCCTGGAATGGGCCGTTTTTTATTCGATAACTTCAAAGTCGCTAAAGAAACTTTCGAAGAAGCCAGCGAAGCCCTGTCGCAAGACATGAAAAAGCTCTGCTTCGATGGTTCTGAAGCGGATCTCGCACTGACTGAAAACACACAACCTGCGTTGTTAGTCACTTCGACGGCAACTCAAAGAGTTTTGAAATCAGAATATCATATCAAAGTTGCAGCTGGCGCTGGCCACTCCATCGGCGAATATGCCGCTCTTGTTGCCGCAAACGTGATTGATTTCATGCCGGCAATGAAAGCAGTTCGCACTCGCGGTCAAGCGATGCAATCCGCAGTTCCTGTAGGCCAAGGCGGAATGATCGCGACTCTGGGTTTAGAACCAGATCAGGCGAAATTCCTTTGTGAGTTTGTGGTGAAAAATTCAGGTCACGGACCGTTGTCACCTGCCAACTTCAATAGCCCAGGCCAAATCGTATTGAGCGGCTCAATGAAAGCGATTGAATGGTTAAAGGCGAATTTCAAACCAGAAATTTTCCCGGAGCCACCAAAGCGCGCAAAGCTCATTCCTTTGAATGTTTCAGCTCCATTCCACTGTGAAATGATGCTTCCAGCCGAGAAAAAGATGCGTGAAGTGCTCACCGCCATGGAGTTTAGAGCGCCTTCTTTCAAGATCGTTCAAAACTTTACTGCTAACTTTGAAAGCACTCCTGAGACACTTCGAGAAAACTTAATTCGCCAGGTTTCTGCACCGGTTCGTTGGACTGAAAGCATGGAGCTTTTAAAGGCACAAAACCTCACTAAATGTGTTGAGTGCGGCGCTGGCAAGGTTGTTGCGGGTCTTCTTAAGAAAATCGACAGCGAAGCCTTCACCGTGTTTAATACGAACTCCTTAGAAGATCTTAAATTGATTGAGGAATTTCTGAAAGCTTCGAGTCATTAA